The following are from one region of the Prevotella communis genome:
- a CDS encoding site-specific DNA-methyltransferase, with the protein MAVINDLIDRISDPELRRRINDEVVRLQQQKKFGLVFEEHLPEATPLYDVPIKVKSLVARKDGYFKEFFRVKRIEGNVLFCEREDDSHEQVELQKNEAVAVALFGEPIYPYLKPMDAVKNAPDSDLWHTLIEADNYHALQLLVYLYGGMVDCIYVDPPYNTGAKDWKYNNDYVDSSDSYRHSKWLSMMKKRLVLAKKLLNPQNSVLIVTIDEKEYLRLGCLLEELFPEARIQMVSSVINPAGVSRGGEFARTDEYLYIVMLGDASPQALPLSNDWRGNIKGGYKDKLRWNGLQRSGTAVLRTDRPKMFYPIYLNSSGDKIIEVGSDIPLDVDRKSVSCPKGLIQIWPIFPDGKEGRWRLGRETLIDLIDKHYVKIGKLRGEKTSLTYLAKGEQQKVERGDFPIIGYAADGSIIVDESNYEAKFIPGTQWWISSHDATQQGTKQLNAIIGKRFDFPKSVYAVHDVLHFFVVNKPNALIVDFFAGSGTTLQAVNLLNAEDGGHRRCIMVTNNEVSEFEAKALRKKGYQPGDEEWEKYGIARYVNWPRTVCSIEGHDINGQPLKGNYLGSDIPMQDGFKANAKYFKLGFLDKNSVAAYRQFHELLSLLWMKAGAIGECPTLKGKEIPEFLILTENKMAILTEEWAYAKFMDEMKDRQDIKTVFLVVDSEIGFREMAAPLKWAKTYQLYKDYLENFTINYEK; encoded by the coding sequence ATGGCTGTTATCAATGATCTGATAGATAGAATCAGTGACCCAGAACTGCGTCGTCGTATTAATGACGAGGTGGTACGTTTACAACAACAGAAGAAGTTTGGGCTGGTGTTTGAGGAACATTTGCCTGAAGCAACTCCCTTATATGATGTCCCCATCAAGGTGAAGTCGTTAGTGGCTCGTAAGGATGGATACTTCAAAGAGTTCTTCCGTGTAAAGCGTATAGAGGGGAATGTTCTGTTTTGCGAACGGGAGGATGACAGTCATGAACAGGTCGAGTTACAAAAGAATGAAGCTGTAGCTGTTGCGCTTTTTGGAGAGCCCATCTATCCATACTTAAAGCCAATGGATGCCGTGAAGAATGCGCCTGATAGCGACTTGTGGCATACATTGATAGAGGCCGATAACTATCACGCTCTGCAACTTTTGGTTTATCTTTATGGTGGTATGGTGGATTGTATCTATGTTGATCCGCCTTATAATACAGGAGCTAAAGACTGGAAATATAACAATGACTATGTTGATAGCTCAGACAGTTACCGTCATAGTAAATGGTTGAGCATGATGAAAAAAAGATTGGTTCTTGCCAAGAAGTTGCTCAATCCCCAAAACTCTGTTCTGATAGTCACAATAGATGAAAAAGAATATCTTAGATTGGGATGCCTGTTGGAGGAATTGTTTCCTGAGGCAAGGATACAGATGGTTAGTAGTGTCATTAATCCAGCAGGTGTAAGTCGTGGTGGAGAATTTGCTAGAACAGATGAATATTTGTACATAGTAATGCTTGGAGATGCATCTCCACAGGCGTTACCATTATCAAATGACTGGAGAGGAAATATAAAAGGAGGATATAAAGACAAACTGCGTTGGAATGGCCTTCAACGTTCAGGTACGGCAGTCTTAAGGACGGACCGCCCCAAGATGTTTTATCCAATATATTTAAATTCTTCAGGTGATAAGATAATTGAAGTGGGTAGCGATATACCATTGGATGTGGATAGAAAGTCCGTTTCATGCCCAAAAGGATTAATTCAAATATGGCCAATATTTCCGGATGGGAAAGAAGGTAGATGGCGACTCGGAAGAGAAACATTAATTGACCTAATCGATAAGCACTATGTAAAAATAGGAAAACTCAGAGGTGAGAAAACATCCTTAACCTATCTGGCAAAAGGAGAACAACAGAAAGTAGAAAGAGGCGATTTCCCGATTATCGGCTATGCTGCAGATGGATCTATTATTGTGGACGAGAGTAACTATGAGGCAAAGTTTATTCCAGGAACACAATGGTGGATTAGTTCTCACGATGCGACCCAACAGGGGACAAAGCAACTTAATGCAATTATTGGAAAACGTTTTGATTTTCCGAAATCAGTGTATGCAGTTCATGATGTTTTACATTTCTTCGTTGTTAATAAACCCAATGCTCTTATCGTAGATTTCTTCGCGGGCTCGGGTACAACATTACAAGCCGTTAACCTGCTGAATGCAGAGGATGGTGGACATCGTCGCTGCATTATGGTGACAAACAATGAGGTATCGGAGTTTGAAGCTAAGGCGCTGAGAAAGAAAGGTTACCAACCTGGCGATGAGGAGTGGGAGAAATATGGCATTGCCCGCTATGTAAACTGGCCTCGAACGGTTTGTAGTATTGAAGGCCACGATATTAACGGACAGCCATTAAAAGGTAATTACTTAGGTAGTGATATACCTATGCAGGATGGATTCAAGGCCAATGCAAAATACTTTAAGTTAGGTTTCCTTGATAAAAACTCTGTGGCAGCTTATCGTCAATTCCATGAATTGCTGTCACTACTTTGGATGAAAGCTGGTGCTATTGGCGAATGTCCTACATTAAAAGGCAAGGAAATTCCAGAATTTTTGATTCTGACAGAGAATAAGATGGCTATTCTGACAGAAGAATGGGCCTATGCTAAGTTTATGGATGAGATGAAGGACCGCCAAGACATTAAAACGGTGTTCTTGGTTGTTGACTCTGAGATTGGCTTCCGTGAGATGGCTGCACCATTGAAGTGGGCCAAGACCTATCAATTGTATAAAGACTATTTGGAGAACTTCACTATTAACTACGAGAAATAA
- a CDS encoding DEAD/DEAH box helicase, whose amino-acid sequence MAIASELFPFQIEALDKLRSFCKKAKRDYEDDGENTIITLAAPTGAGKTIIMSALIEKILCGDENNKSERNSIFIWLSDDPELNEQSMHKVERETRFKLPINSLEIISDESFDKAELEDGKIYFLNIQKLSKSSNLTKKGDGREHTIWQTLQRTIENKGHRLYFIIDEAHRGTSKVSETKQANSIMQKFIFGSSDDGLSKMPIVIGMSATVDRFTELIKDSGSTTRSWSIDAEKVKDSGLLKDEIEISYPGDNQMQRGMAILKYATREWMEKCQHWEDYCKKEHEPTVYPVMVIQVENGTGGKISETNLDECLKTVEEELGRSLYEGEVAHSFGEPKTELNINGLKVPYVEPSRIDESQKVRIVFFKESLSTGWDCPRAETMMSFRTANDYTYIAQLMGRMVRTPLHRRIEGDESLNNVHLFLPNYNSENVQRVIDALSSKEGEGIPSNIKKKPVGNPDEQELHVAEDKKDVYEWLNNLQLKTYVFNRFKVNNYLTSLFNLAYLAANTQGCDPDAAVRVSKQVCKMISDYIEGLKTEGIYIDKVRDVKQFILTESKMEYLTENKLKDASNLVLELTDYDIEREFARADSRLKNAGLRYVRDNYDEEDPMKPKVEVILFAQSEECMAELDKYAKNTFYQYKHDYRKYLSKYSESVKSKYDKYTREGECVSDHSWMLPCTIYLPKGEEQWEERNHLFVDSEGKAFFSLNGWERDVIIEAKKDPNFVCWLRNQHMKHWALCLTYSMSEKNHPFYPDFIIVRRDGQGGYLLDIVEPHKKDEDNVPKAKAMAKYAEEADGDVERFEMTRMYGDKMLRLDFANPAISHHLSDATKYDDDYLDELFRKINQ is encoded by the coding sequence ATGGCTATTGCATCAGAACTTTTCCCCTTTCAGATAGAAGCTTTAGATAAACTTCGTTCGTTCTGCAAGAAAGCAAAACGCGACTATGAAGATGATGGTGAGAACACCATTATTACGCTCGCGGCTCCTACAGGAGCTGGTAAGACTATCATTATGTCGGCTCTGATAGAAAAAATTCTTTGTGGTGATGAAAACAACAAGAGCGAACGTAATTCTATCTTCATATGGTTGTCGGACGACCCAGAGTTGAATGAACAATCTATGCACAAGGTGGAGCGTGAGACAAGATTCAAACTGCCGATAAATAGTCTTGAGATTATTAGTGATGAGTCTTTTGATAAGGCGGAATTGGAGGATGGCAAGATATACTTTCTGAACATTCAGAAGTTGAGCAAGTCGAGCAACCTAACCAAGAAAGGAGATGGCAGAGAGCATACCATCTGGCAGACTCTTCAACGAACCATTGAGAACAAAGGTCATCGTTTATATTTTATAATTGATGAAGCGCATCGTGGCACTTCAAAGGTCAGCGAAACTAAACAGGCCAATAGCATTATGCAAAAGTTTATCTTTGGCAGTTCTGATGATGGACTAAGCAAGATGCCCATTGTGATTGGAATGAGTGCTACCGTTGACCGTTTCACAGAACTGATTAAGGATTCTGGATCCACCACGCGTTCTTGGTCTATTGATGCTGAAAAGGTCAAGGATTCTGGACTGCTGAAAGACGAAATAGAGATAAGCTATCCTGGTGATAATCAAATGCAACGTGGTATGGCTATTCTGAAATATGCTACCCGTGAATGGATGGAGAAATGCCAGCACTGGGAAGACTATTGTAAGAAGGAGCATGAACCAACGGTATATCCTGTAATGGTGATACAGGTAGAGAATGGTACTGGAGGAAAGATTTCTGAAACTAATCTTGATGAATGTCTGAAGACGGTTGAAGAAGAACTTGGAAGAAGCTTGTATGAGGGCGAAGTGGCTCATTCGTTTGGCGAACCTAAGACAGAACTGAATATCAATGGTTTGAAGGTGCCCTATGTGGAACCATCAAGAATCGACGAGAGTCAGAAAGTAAGAATTGTATTCTTCAAGGAGAGTCTTTCTACAGGTTGGGATTGTCCAAGGGCAGAGACGATGATGTCGTTCAGAACTGCCAACGATTATACATATATCGCTCAGTTGATGGGTCGTATGGTGCGTACACCATTGCATCGCAGAATTGAAGGTGACGAATCGTTGAATAATGTACATCTGTTTTTGCCAAACTATAATAGTGAGAATGTTCAACGCGTCATTGATGCATTAAGCAGTAAGGAGGGAGAAGGAATTCCTTCAAATATCAAAAAGAAACCGGTGGGCAATCCTGATGAGCAAGAACTTCATGTGGCAGAGGATAAGAAAGATGTGTATGAGTGGTTGAATAATCTGCAGTTGAAGACATATGTATTCAACAGATTTAAGGTGAACAACTACCTAACTTCGTTGTTTAATCTGGCATATCTTGCTGCTAATACACAAGGCTGCGATCCTGATGCAGCAGTCAGAGTGTCAAAACAGGTATGCAAGATGATTTCTGACTATATTGAGGGTCTGAAAACTGAAGGCATATACATTGATAAGGTGCGCGATGTCAAACAGTTTATACTGACAGAAAGCAAAATGGAGTATCTAACTGAGAATAAGTTGAAAGATGCTTCGAACCTTGTATTGGAATTGACAGACTATGATATTGAACGTGAATTTGCGAGAGCTGATTCAAGACTAAAGAATGCAGGTCTTCGTTATGTCCGTGATAACTATGATGAAGAAGACCCCATGAAACCCAAAGTGGAGGTGATTCTATTTGCGCAGTCAGAGGAATGCATGGCTGAACTTGATAAATATGCAAAGAATACGTTCTATCAGTATAAGCATGACTATAGAAAGTATCTGTCGAAATATAGCGAAAGTGTTAAGAGTAAATACGATAAATACACTCGTGAAGGAGAATGTGTGAGTGACCACTCTTGGATGTTACCATGTACTATTTATTTGCCTAAGGGTGAAGAGCAATGGGAAGAGCGTAATCATCTATTTGTAGATAGTGAAGGAAAGGCATTCTTTTCATTGAATGGTTGGGAAAGGGATGTTATCATTGAGGCAAAAAAGGATCCCAACTTTGTATGCTGGTTACGAAACCAACATATGAAACACTGGGCATTATGTCTTACTTATTCAATGAGTGAAAAGAATCATCCTTTCTATCCAGATTTCATCATTGTTAGGAGAGATGGTCAAGGTGGCTATCTACTTGATATTGTCGAACCTCATAAGAAGGATGAGGACAATGTTCCCAAGGCAAAAGCTATGGCTAAATATGCAGAAGAAGCAGATGGTGACGTTGAGCGATTTGAAATGACTAGAATGTATGGAGACAAGATGCTTAGGCTTGACTTTGCTAACCCTGCTATTAGCCATCACTTAAGCGATGCTACAAAATATGATGACGACTATCTGGATGAATTGTTCAGAAAAATAAATCAATAG
- a CDS encoding alpha/beta hydrolase: protein MMKKNYLKTMVCCVALLGTSSLMAQPAGGFGGFQQQASIETSQQWKDVNYAGDGQAFHTCDIYLPKQEKAAYPVVVHIYGSAWFSNNSKGAADIGTIVKSLLDAGYAVVCPNHRSSADAKWPAQINDIKAVVRFIRGEAKTYKFDTSFIATSGFSSGGHLATLCAVTNGVGQTKVGKEQLNIEGTVGQYTEQSSLVNAACDWSGPVDVTDMECGEHMSFGPSSPEDALVNSKKDVDPDKYLSVSFLPYIDKNDVPLIVFHGMKDNVVPCCQGKKLYDALKALGVKTDITLEPEGGHGMGMYSAENLKKMTNFLDAVRTKK from the coding sequence ATGATGAAGAAAAATTATCTGAAGACGATGGTGTGCTGCGTAGCATTGCTCGGCACATCATCATTGATGGCCCAGCCAGCCGGCGGTTTCGGCGGCTTCCAGCAGCAGGCAAGTATTGAAACCTCACAGCAGTGGAAGGATGTGAACTATGCCGGCGACGGCCAGGCATTCCACACCTGCGACATCTACCTGCCCAAGCAGGAGAAGGCAGCCTATCCCGTCGTAGTACATATCTACGGCAGTGCGTGGTTCTCAAACAACAGTAAGGGTGCTGCCGATATTGGCACCATCGTGAAGTCGCTCCTCGATGCCGGCTATGCCGTGGTTTGTCCTAACCACCGTTCCAGCGCCGATGCCAAGTGGCCTGCCCAGATCAATGATATCAAGGCCGTGGTGCGCTTCATCCGCGGCGAGGCCAAGACCTATAAGTTCGACACCTCGTTCATCGCCACCTCAGGCTTCTCCTCAGGTGGTCACCTGGCCACCCTCTGTGCCGTCACCAATGGCGTAGGACAGACCAAGGTGGGCAAGGAGCAACTGAATATCGAGGGTACCGTTGGTCAGTATACCGAGCAGAGCAGCCTGGTGAATGCCGCCTGCGACTGGTCCGGCCCTGTCGACGTGACCGATATGGAGTGCGGTGAACACATGTCGTTCGGCCCCTCCAGTCCCGAGGATGCCCTTGTAAACAGCAAGAAGGACGTAGATCCCGACAAATACCTCTCTGTCAGCTTCCTGCCATATATCGACAAGAACGATGTTCCCCTCATCGTATTCCATGGCATGAAGGACAATGTGGTGCCTTGCTGTCAGGGCAAGAAGCTCTACGATGCCCTGAAGGCTCTGGGCGTCAAGACCGACATCACCCTGGAACCTGAAGGCGGTCACGGCATGGGCATGTACTCTGCCGAGAACCTGAAGAAGATGACCAACTTCCTCGATGCTGTTCGCACGAAGAAATAA